DNA from Carassius gibelio isolate Cgi1373 ecotype wild population from Czech Republic chromosome B8, carGib1.2-hapl.c, whole genome shotgun sequence:
AATTGGGCTGTCTATCACCTACCACATCTTAGCAAGtgcctttagtttttacagtggcATGACTTCTCTCCTTCTGACAGCTTCAAACAGGTATCTGAAAGAGAAGCTCTGGAGTCTGTTCTGCTTTTGGAAGGCAGAGGAACAAGGTAGTAAAAGCCAGACAGTTGTGACAGGGGATGTGTGATCTGATAAAGACAGTCTACTTCAGGGACTTGAATTCTTCAAATCAAAAACCTCTTGTTTTaagtctcttaaaaataaagaaagtaatAGTAAGTAATAAGGTAAACATAAAATTAAGAtttagtcactttggataaaatcatctgctaaatgaatgctTGTAACTGTTCCTAATTGACTTTATACTACAGTTGGCTGAATAGTCAGGAGAATAACCAACACAGTTTCATAACAATTCttaactatttttatattttggtgaTTTGGTTGCTAATTTGTTTGAATCTCACTCTTATGTTTTCGTATGATCTGATTATGTGGTTATGTTTAGGGATAGACCATCATGCTTAATTTTGaacatttctaaaatgttattgTTAGATTCACAGTGCATGATTCCATACAAAATCACCAACTCTTAAAATATGTATGTTTTCTTTTGCAGTCGGGTTGGAATAACTAGAATCAAGTtagtatttgtttaatttattcaaataacattttcaagtCACATTATGTAGCGTAATGAATGTATCTTGCTGTGATAAAACCTTTTTTGTATTGTGTTCTATGTAGACAGACATAGTCATATATTTTACTgtgaaaaatatcaataaaaaattctGTTCCTAAGCAACTGAAAATAGCTAAAGACTATATTACTCATATCTCATACTTATACTGCATTTGCTGTTACAAGTTTGGATaagactttattttatataatgacaAAAATACTTAATAACAATATGaacaattatataataacaataaattatgcataattaaatgcaagtaagccaaaccctaatcctaaccctaaccatatagttagtacatgcagttaattaatattactcagtaattaaatgtataattatactgtaacaaggactcctaaaaataaatcataactcAAGCTTGGGATTGTGCATGCATTTTGGCTTTACCAGTCTAAATCTATGCTTTCTTAAGGCTATGTGAGCATAAGAAATCAAATTTATTAGACAGTTCATGTAAGAGTTTActttaaatgttgaaatgtgaGATGTTGGTATTTCCCCACTCAAGGCAACACATAACATAATATATGAATACACTGTAAATTGTACAAATGCATACCTTTaggcataattttattttaatgtttttattttgaatacaaTGATTTCAATACTATAATATTTTCTAAACCGTGTTAGTCCAAATTACTGCACAATAACTTGATAAAAGATATTGTTTAATACTAGATGACCGTCCAAACAGACTCAGTTAAACATTTTCTGTAACTTTAGCTTGAGAAACTCTGGTAAACCTTTTTTCTCAAAGGTTTGTGGCAATGTATCAACGTTCATGATAACCTTATGGGCTTCATCGAAGACTTCCACACCGAGCTCCTTCTTAACTCTGTCTCTCCAGGCACTCAGAACAGGTCTGCCTTGAAACACATCTAGACCTGTACCGACCGGCTTCAAGACACACAAACAGAATTGGTAAATATGTCACGTTTAAGTAAAGCACTTGGTCTAAGAAATCAAATGCACAACATGTACCTGCATTATCTCCACGATAGCTACAAGATCAGCCAGAGATATTTTATCTCCAATTATAAATGGCCTGCTCTGAAGAAACTTGTCCTCAAAGGTTTTCAAAGATGCGTTGAGGTCCTCCACAGCAGCATCCATCTTCTCCTTAGACACCGGGGCCCCAGTGACTGCAGGTACGACCCCCTAAAATTGGAAAATATTAGTTTGACTGTGGATAATGCATGCATTAAAGAGAGTAAAAAAGCAGCTAAAAGAAAGCTTGCATAATCACAGTTTACtcagtacacacaaacacaacaaatgaccggtttaatgtttaataaagcgACTCTTACCCTGAACCAGAAGACCTTTGACCCATGAGTTCTTATGTTCGTGTGCTGCCAGGAGAGAAACTCGTCGACTCGTGCACGCTTCTGCAGGTCAGCTGGATACCAGTGGTCAGGAGTGCGATGTTTCGCTGCCAAATACTGTAGTATAGCTATACTATAGAGAAAATATACAGTCTTACttataatcttaatgcaaatcaAGTGTAAATCAGGGCAACAAAATACCTCTCTGTTAGAATAAAATCTCCATCTTTGAGGACAGGAACTTTCCTTATGATGCTGACCTTACCAAATTCCTCTCCATATTGTTCACCTTTAGAGCACGGAGAAAAACATGTCTGATAACTAATGCACTTTTTCACAATGGAATAAAACATAAACTTAAAACTGTCAAGagtataaggattttttttttttaaacatgatcaacgttaaaaatatttttatcaggTGAAACAGCTAAATGTTACAACTGCAGATTACCAAGATTGCATGCACAATTCCATAAAACAGCTACATAAAAATTAATTACCTGCAGATAAATCCACGGCTTTGAATTCAAAGGGAATTTTATTTATCTGGGCAAATAGGAAGACGGAGCGGCATGGCTGGGAATGCAAATCGAGATACAGTTCCAGTGGCATTTTGGATGAGAAGTGTCCAAGACGAGCGACTCTCCGGACTTCTCACCCTCATATGTGCTGTATTTATGCTCCGCCCTCCATGGGTCAATGGTACAATGTTCTTGCGACAACCTAACACTACCATGTTGTGGCTGTCGGCTTCGTTTATCTAATTCTAAGCGTTAGATGTCATGATCAAAGACAAATGGCAAGAGCTGAGAAAAACTTGTCTGCATGTCATGAGGAATTTGTCTGAGATATCGTGAAGGGACGAGAGCGAGAGATAAAACATTGTCTAGAAACTGAGTAGAAACTTTTGACTAAAAAATTTGGCTAATAATACTTTTCCCAGTATAATGGTTAACTCGGTTTTCTGTGCGTTTTAGGGGGTTTGCGTTAAGAAAGATTGCTGTAATATGCTAAAGTCCATTCAAAATCACCCCATCCGTGAATCTTCCTAACTCTTATGACCagtttatttagttaattattaaTCACTAAAAATATCACAGTCATCCATGTAGTAGGCTAATTTGAATTTCAGCAATGTAAATATGCAGCACTTTTATGCTTATAAGCTCTTATTATACAGGCATCTTTCCTGCATCAAATGCTTTACCcccaaaaaagagagagaattaaaAATTTTGGAATATCATAAAATTCTGTTTTAGATCTGactgtttattttactttatatacatttataagtgCCATGTGCACTTACAATGACAGGTCAGTTTCATAATTTTTAATTGAAGAATTCTGCCACATGATGGAGCAAGAACACCTTTTCTTTTCACAAAAGGACAAATTTGACTCAAAAGCCAGCAGCACCTTCTGGAGCAAAAAGCAGTGAGCGAGTAGTATACCAAATGTccagaaattaaaatgaatttactcaccctcatatcatttcACTTTATTCTTGAAGAGAACgttataatgaaaattatataagGAAATTCGTTAAGCTCTATATAGCATCAAAGGAGTGCTATTTCTGCAATGGGAACCAGACGATTGTCCTTATCAGATACAAATTAAATCACGTAAACTGTAGACTGATAATCATATCCAGGCAACTTCCTTGTTATTCCCATTATGTAGATAAATCAGAAGGTAACTTTGTGCTGCGCATCCCCTCCTCATTTGCCCTATATTACTGCTATGCACTCAGAGGTGATTCTGGTGTGCTTGTAGTTGACCTTCTCAGTGAGGACAGGCTGTGGGTGCACAGTTTGGATTTCGAAAGTGTGCGTTCTTGTTGGTTTTGTGTTGTATTTCAGAGGAAAAGTACAATATTGAGATGGATATTGACCCTTTGATACATATGCAGTAATTGTATACTGACACACCTTTGATTATATTAAACTGCATAGGGAAATCACAAACCCAAATCTCAAATACAATGTAActcttcattgtttttttgtgtttaactGTTAGATCATCCACCACAGCCCCATCAAACTCCAAAGAGAAGTAAATAAAGATCGCTTGTGGTTTGGAAGAATAAATGTAATGGTTCTGGTGAGGCCAGTGGGTTTTTCCTGCTGAGGCTCCCGGCAAGACTTCACTCAAAGTCTGGTTTGAATTTAAATAGGCATGTGGTTCCAGATTATAGCAGATAAGTACCAAACGGTCTGTGTAAAACCAGTCGGTCTGTGTAAAGGCTAAGATTGTTTCTCCATGATCTCTCCTATAAACGGAAGATGGTATTAacaaattcacttttttattGCTCTGAGAGGCATGCATTGCTTCTGTTTGATTTGGTGAcgttttttctaaaaaaaaaacaacaaagaaaaaaaaattaaggattagtatttttgtttgttattattcAAGGAATAGGAGATGACACAGCACTGCTTCTGAATTGTTTGCTATCCTTTTGTAAATGTGAGGTTGAATGGAAAATTTATTCTTATTCAATTTGATAATATTTACTTCAGTGAGCCTTGTTCTCATAGTctgaatataagtaaataaaaaccttctttaaagtttttttaagttagattacagttttaattaataattgttattgtttttacatttttagcttATGTCCTTTAAATTATACTAACACAACTTCAAAACTattcaaattaatattaaatattatttataaatgctttgtattttaatttgttagttcatgttaatataTAACAAATCTCAAGTATTGTagctgattacatttgattactttttgattaatttactcaattttataaatttcaactgttaatcattttcaaacatttaaaccagGCAGGGTTAACTTAACAGACTTTCGCCTCTTCTTACTTTGAGATCATTCTGAGGATTAATgggttttaaaaaaagaaagaaagaaagaaagaaagaaagaaagaaagaaagaaaagaaatataaatagtttaatagctatgatatgataatgttttttaaatcaaatctttgcatagccaatttcttaaaaaaaagagataagGTCATTATCTATAatgataaaatagaaataatagagAATGCCAGTGTTGAAggctcttttctttttaaagaggtcatataacgttgctaaaagaacattattttgtgtatttggtgtaatgcaatgtgtttatgcagtttaaggttcaaaacacattattatgtacattattgttgctcattgttctgaaaagcgaggtgtacactgattggccagctatccagtgcattgtgattggcttaCCAATCACCCTTACCAATACTGTGGTGCCCTGGCTCTACAAGACacaaccaataaaacccattacaaacgaggcatttatAGCATCCAGGGTCAAACAAAGATTGAAGAGATTTATTTTCAGCTGTATCTTGAAAATGATtactcagctgcttggattgagttgggcaggtcattccaccaggagggaacagttcATGAAAAAGTCCATGCAAGTTTTATCACAGGtggaatgcaaaatgtttcaataccggcatttcagtcaaatgtattttatgcaGTGTTTCAAACATTTAACCCACTTGGCAAAATCAACCAATGGCAAGAGTTTAAAAGTAGCCAAATTCTGTGTAAATGCAGGATTTGGCAATCCTGCATCCAAAAAGAACTGCAGGAGTCAGGATCTGCATAACAGAAACGGAACTCACCGAAATcgaaagtgaaagtgaacagCGCGAAAGCTCATTTAAAAGAGATTTAAATACTCCGCATAGCATACTGAGAGCGGCTTCCTGATGCACCACAACATTAGAATGTTAAAATGAGTGGACGCGAAAATCGAGGGAGAGAAACACATGTTGCGGGAGCAGAAGCAAATGGTCAGAAATTTAGCGGGAGCGGGATAAAGAAAGCCGACTCCCGGACATTTTGGGCGATTAAGAAATCCCGAACGGACGCATTTTTTAGGTCCAAAAAGAGAACGTAtggaattatttataaataaaccaaaGTAGGAAATACATAACCGAATAAGCTGTTCTTTTatgtcctaaactcctgaaacattgtcTCATATTTTCACTCAATACAATTTAtgaaagaaatcaattaaatatgCATGTGGGTATATGTGgggtaaatttaaaatgtaattgtattatgtaaatgtattaataaggCCAGGTAAAAGTAAAATGTGGAAGTTGTCGAGATCTCACGTCGTTTTTCTACACTCTAGGCTAggttgtattgtattttataatgAGTGTCCCATAGAGTTCTGTTGATTCGCTCTGTCCAGAAGCAAAAGAGTTAAAAGTCACGTGGAGAGATCAGGCAATATTGTCACTCCGGCCCATGAGAAAAAAAAGCGGTGTATTTGAGGAAAGAGAACAAAGAAATAATTGCATATAAATAAGCGCGGTCTCCACAGCAGCAGACGTCCACAGGCATCGCGCGAGCTTGCACAACCTTCTCAGGCACGTCCACTTCCAGCTGCGGAGCTCCAGGATACAGGAGGAGGATGCGGGTCTCCGGGCTTCTGTCAGGCGCTTTCGCTCTGCATGTGCTCCTGACCGCGAGATGCATGCCTTTGCATGAGGGACGAGGACTCAAAGAGCACAAAGAGCCTCCGGTGAGTTTATTAAAGCCCACATTGGATACATTGTTTGATTATAGTTCTTAAAAACCTTAGGCTGCTGTTTATTgagtgtttttttaatatatatatatctagctGGTCTAAAGTTGTAACTTGCcacaacatttttaagtttgattttttctttaaaatgtttaagaaattatttgtatttttactttcatgctaaatgtcaaatacaaataGATCAGCTGCACGAAGAAAGCAAAATTTGTTGAGTTTTGTCTTGATAACATTATTGGCACCAGACTCGTttatacatcatcatcatcattaatcaAAAATTGCGTCTGAAAAACAGCGTCTGAAGCCTAGAATTACGAGCCAGAACCTGTCAGTTTCATCTGGCTTTGTTCACCTTTTATGATTCAAGTTTAATGATGCTTACCGGAGTAACTTTATATCATTTAACTGTTTAACTGCCACTAAATACTCTTGAAAGcctaaatgtattttcattttttttcaactCAAAATATACTTACAGGCTTGCtgttttctttatggttttctgTTTATGCCCTATATTTGAGCTGTTTGTTTGCTTATTAAAATGACCTAACCTGTCATCACATTCTTGTGATCTGAAAAATGGATTTTAGTGTTGTGTTTATGATATAATGTTGTCTGTTTGTTCTGTCGGCAATGACAAAAGAGCGAGGGATTGTGCAGGCATGGGCAAGTTTGTCTTTTCTGTGCCATCTGGAGGgacacacactccctctcacacacagatGCATACTGTAGAGAGAATTTAGGGAATGTGATAGTCTGCTCACAGAAACCCCACTGTCCTTTTTCCTGTTATGATTATTTTGGCCCCTTGTTCCCAGGCATGTCCAATGAAAAAAGAGAATAGATTATGTAGTTTAACAACTGTGACAAtggttgtttattttttcttattttcacaTACCCATCCCATCTCATTTTCACATTTGACCTGGTCACCAGGAGCGGAAAACATTGGCAAAGGTGGAGCTAGGACACCcagttcattcatatcatttATTTGAGGTTAatattatgctgcttaatatttacaccACCTGAGTCATgtaattttcaattaattttagtTAAGGTTGAATGCCTGAGTATGagaagcataaaaaaaaacataaaagtttaTTGCATTAGTGAAGCCACAACAAAACATCAAACTGATTGGGaaaaattttgattattatttatataaaaaaaaagagaggctgGTTTATACACTCCTGTATTGGGACTGTGCTGTATAAGAGCAGTTTTATTGGATCTGTAGGTGCTtatgtaatattgttttatttatttttgcgaaAATAAATCTGTCAGCTGTATATTGGTGTAAGGTTTATAATATTGAGTTTAATAaaacttctgtaaaaaaaaatacatgtaggCTATACTATATGATCAACGGTTTGTCTGGTCtggtttatatattattatatatatatacttttttatttattttgaggaaAAGAGTGGGAATTCAGATGTAGTTAATAAAATTGGCTAGGTACACTGGTACACTCAATAGCATATCGGAAGCCAAACTCACATAATTACACGCTAGAGGTTTCATAATGTAGCTTTAAAATTGgacatttctgtaatacagtgtttCCAACACAAACAACATTGTGTTTTAGAGTCTAGCAGTTCAAGGTTATTGGGTCAGGTGATTCACTCACCTTAACTGGTTGGGAAATGCCTCTGCTAAGAGTTTGACGGGGTCATTCAAGGAAAACCTGATCTTCTTGGATGTGTCAGAGCAGGAATATTTGTGTGGGAGAGGGAACAATGGGTTTATGTGAATAAGCCAAGTACCAAAGTCCTTCAAGCATTGATCCAAACTTGAAACATTTACCAGTGCTGGTAGACAGAGGACTTGAGCTGCTGGGGATAAAGTTTAACATGAGCACTGGTGCATATACTGTATCTGGGAGCTTATCACTGAAAGCTTCCGTTAAAGTCTCCTTTTGTCCTGTACTGGACCACTCATCACTCCCAAGTCAGCTGCAGATTCTAGAGGATTTACCTGTGGATATTTGTTCAAATGGTAATCCTTTAAAGCTTCATTTATCTTGTCATGAAGAGTTGTAATATAATAGTGTAAGGAttagcttttcttttttctctccctGTCTGATGTAAGTAAACCAGATTGGACAGTGACCCAGATCTTTGATCCTGCACTCTGCCCATCCAGAATGTTTTTTTAGGGTCAGAAGACTCATTTAAGCACTTGATAAATGTGGAAAGATGAGGGGTCAACAACTATcttaataaatgaaacaaaattccAACATGCATGATGCTTTTAATTAAAGGTaccattgaataataataataaaaaaaacaccttttataAGGTGTATGAAGTTGTGTGGATGTAGTGTGTGAAAACAACGAGcctaatggtaaaaatccactcattgttttataattcccaaaaaataataaacagtctCTCTACACAAGCAGTGCTAGACTATGACAACATAGTCGATGAAAGTCCCACCCATGTGTGACGCTCTCTGCCTAATCAGCATATACACAGCTCTGAGTGAGAAGCTGCGGTCCGCCATTATTGTCCTCTCCCTGTAGCTGCTGGTGGTACAATGTCAgtgccaaagagccattaaaagtgtgtgttagcaggggcgtcgcacccgtgggggatgtgggggttttaacacccacacttttcccggtgagagggttcgacacccgcaaattttctgcagtttttccgcagttttgcacaaacgccttgctccagtcgttcctccgtttctctgaccgctctgtgtctgcgctcgccgcggctgcctcctcccccctccctctcagacttgacaccggctttgagtgtgatcggctcatgattggctgttctgccttaagtcccgcctctcttggggtgttatcggtcagctcgtgctgaggaggcgggaacttatggttatttacatcttccttttccaggtactttgaatgagtgtttatgctttagaggtttttaaataagcttgatatgtgtttgggaagatgttctgttaatcgttttgttgacatgtcaagtgtttttcggtattatatttcgttttttagactaatgctaattgctattattgggatattgtttgcatacctgttgaagaactatgaaattaaagtgtatattattttagtgtctaaaaacagtaaattgttacattatttataccaccagagaaaaagctttgtgtgggcgtttttttctctcattttctgattttgcgtttttttctccccttttctgattttgcgtttttttcttttcttttttttaaatgtaggattatttttttcccagccaaacgctgcaagccggaaatcccgcacagtgccagagaactctaagccctgcattttgtacccctctgtcaatgtgttcatcatttttattgtttataaacaaaccacatccatcccccacacttttgaaaagcttgctacgcccctgtgTGTTAGGATGCATTAAcaaacataggagtctccatagaacagacatggggacttgtgacttggtgacttggactcgagtcgctatttttaggacttgagacttgactctgacttggaagttaaagactcaggacttgacttgacttgagacacgatgacttgattgaatgacttgagtgttaatcaaatcatgttttcagtttgaatataaaatatataaattattttttaaaataaagttgattactcagctggagcgcaggctgagaatagcgtcgtgactggatcaggacactatcatcagtcatgccctctctaccttacacacaccacgcccacttaaatcagatatcacatcacatcaacatgtcagcctgagaggtatcgagggtcatcgcttttgtcttcaatagttcgcgactaaaaacgcgtggaaaacgctagtcgcgccgctttctccttctttccaaagcgctcgggcagaagtgctcctggggcgtctgtcgttgctaagcatccatgatgacacgctctctctcaatgaagatgtagaaatttcagcaaaggataaatggatttgcagcactaaaaatcgctcgcagtagctctgctactaaattcacgttgatacgggaaaggattaagctgattggttagttattgtcacatgacctgcagtgcgcttgcagcattctgaaaagtttagatgtttttaactcgatgcggtgcgcgtcgtgagcgcgttgcttccattatgagcgcgcataccgcgcgcctacattggaaataacgaacttgcgcgcgcaaaagacgtgatgtgaacagcccctaatgatccgctagcaggccgtcaaaaaaacgcattccataTTTTGTTTCCTTGTCTTtttcatagagcaaaacaattaatcagaaaaacatatgtagctgccgcgattacccaatcatgagaagtgcatattatatatatacagtacagaccaaaagtttggacacaccttctcattcaaagagttttctttattttcatgactatgaaaattgtagagtcacactgaaggcatcaaggtctatttgaccaagaaggagagtgatggggtgctgcgccagatgacctggcctccacagtcaccggacctgaacccaatccagatggtttaggggtgagctggaccgcagacagaaggcaaaagggccaacaagtgctcagcatctcttggggaactccttcaagactgttggaagaccatttcaggtgactacctcttgaagctcatcaagagaatgccaagagtgtgcaaagcagtaatcaaaacaaaaagtggctactttgaagaaccaagaatattacatattttcggttgtttcacacttttttgttatgtatataattccatatataattccacatgtgttaattcatagttttgatgccttcagtgtgaatctacaattttcatagtcatgaaaataaagaaaactctttgaatgagaaggtgtgtccaaacttttggtctgtactgtacataacaaaaaagtatgaaacaactgaaaatacgtcatatttatattctatactctgagagagagagagagagagtgtgtgtgtgtgtgtgtgtgtgtgagagagtgagagagagagagagagagaggagaaatgtaacagtttaatgttgtatgtaaactgtgtttgtgagagagagagagagagagagagagaggtgttcagagaggagtctgttggatgtttagttttatggactcaatgttgaaaatgtaaaacatttcaaacactgttggcagaagtgaaaaataaataattttaagaagttacaattttgtttgattctataatgtattttactgaacatgagtatttacaatgcaaatccaaattattttaatttactgacagttacttatatcttgtcttttaactttattaagatcagattctgcaggtaaaataacaatattaaggtgacttgacttggacttgacttgacatagcttgtgacttgacttgacttgacttgcccaagaaaaaaatacttgggacttacttgagacttgaaggttaagacttgagacttacttgagacttgcacatgtgtgacttggtcccatctctgccaTAGACCACTGAGGATATGGtggttacatttcattttacacCAGACTCGAGTGCCTCACAAATGAGGGTGAGTTCAGTGCTGGAGTTGTGCagagattgcttctgaaagaggggtTGATACCAGCGCTTCGTGCTCAAAcgtccagactccagacaaagtaaACATCACgtgtcatattttgttttccaaaagagcttcttggctccctgtaaggctaatgttgctaaagctaccatggTCTCTGCCTGGTTTCACTAATCCTGCCTTCACGTGCCACCAGAATGATCGTGAATAGGAATGTGGAAGTTAAAATTTGCATTTGGAAGTAATGTGTGAGGTCAGTAACACAGTCACAGTAACACTGGTAATGCCACAAGCATGAGCTATTGAAGCTCTGCACTCTTTTAAGAAGGTAGCAGGGtcaggggcgtcggactgggggtaaaaccagtactgtttaccagggccccaaaggaagagagggcccttgaaaagtctggaatatatattttcaagggggggggggtgcccatTAGGACTGCCTACTCTGTTCTCTACGCTGGGACAGGCAGTGTTGTATGAGAGTGAGGCTCAAGCACAGACTCAACAAGTGAATTTAACCACACATGAAAGGAGATGGCAGCATTTATAACTTGGCTTTGTCTGGGGGGCTTATCTGAAACATAAATTATGTTGAACTACAGGCAAAACGCTGACTCAGAATATTTCcagcattaaattttttttttaatcagaaaccATTGTTGGCTAgacatttttttctctccctGTCTGATGTCTGTGAGCCTATTAAGCACTGACCCAGAATTTTGATCCTGCTCTAAATAGGTATTTTCAGTAGCTTTAGGGTCAGACGGTTCTTTTAAACAGTGCTGATAAAAGTGGACAGCTACATTCTCACACTTATTTCAGAATTCACTCTGATCTTGTATCCAGTATCAGCATGAAAATACCCATAGCATTCCTTTCCACATCATGCCACAACCACTAGGCTTTTTATCGGTGCACACCGCAGCTTTGATTTCTGTTTTGTGTATTGCAATTTTGCTGCTTTAATCTCTTCAGACGTTTAATGAAATAAACTGCTTAAACTTTGGGGATTGCATTCTGGCAGAACTTCAAGACAGCttgggatatttttttttctacagattattacacacacacacacacacacacacacataagaaaaAGCAACCTATTGTGTTGACTTCATTCCCCCCTGCATAGTATAGCAAAAAGTGTGTCATAACTTGCTCTCCGTTTTTTAGAAGTGGGTCAAATTTACTCTATGAGCTGTAGTTCTTGAAACTTGCATtgcatgaaaaaatataaaaaagcaccTCATCTTTGTTCCAgaagtgtaatgtgtgtgttattCCAGGGTCATGGCAGATC
Protein-coding regions in this window:
- the gstt1a gene encoding glutathione S-transferase theta-1a, translated to MPLELYLDLHSQPCRSVFLFAQINKIPFEFKAVDLSAGEQYGEEFGKVSIIRKVPVLKDGDFILTESIAILQYLAAKHRTPDHWYPADLQKRARVDEFLSWQHTNIRTHGSKVFWFRGVVPAVTGAPVSKEKMDAAVEDLNASLKTFEDKFLQSRPFIIGDKISLADLVAIVEIMQPVGTGLDVFQGRPVLSAWRDRVKKELGVEVFDEAHKVIMNVDTLPQTFEKKGLPEFLKLKLQKMFN